One Mycolicibacterium parafortuitum DNA segment encodes these proteins:
- a CDS encoding MFS transporter: protein MGTAAGRWVLAATVLGSGLVMVDGTVVNVALPHIGADLSGGFGDLQWVVNAYTLTLASLILLGGSLGDHFGRRRVFLIGVVWFALASVACGLAPNIEVLIAARALQGAGGALLTPGSLALISAAFDDADRGAAVGAWSGLGGIAGAIGPFLGGFLVEYDWRAVFLINVPLAAVVVAVTVLRVPESRDPASPRQLDLAGAALTVAGLGALTFGLTEAGNHGISAIPLVCIGAGVVALAMFVVVERRSAHPMISLTLFSDNNFRVANLMTLLIYGALGAVFLLLVLQLQTVSGFSPVAAGTALLPFTAVMLLFSSRAGALSSRIGPRLPMTVGPLLAAAGLLLMLRIGEHASWLLDVAPAAMVFGAGMVLVVAPLTATVLDSAPQTMAGAASGVNNAVARAGGLLAVAVLPGLAGLRGADYTDPAAFSSGFHTAVVIGAVLMVVAAGLAAAGIRPVTGRPGSRIAVEECPNCAICALPAHPDGKPEQR from the coding sequence ATGGGCACGGCGGCCGGCCGGTGGGTGCTGGCCGCGACCGTTCTCGGGTCGGGCCTGGTCATGGTCGACGGCACGGTGGTCAACGTCGCCCTGCCGCACATCGGCGCCGACCTCAGCGGTGGATTCGGCGATCTGCAATGGGTGGTCAACGCATACACGCTGACACTCGCGTCGTTGATCCTGCTCGGCGGTTCGCTCGGCGACCACTTCGGGCGACGGCGGGTGTTCTTGATCGGGGTGGTGTGGTTCGCACTGGCGTCGGTCGCGTGCGGGCTCGCGCCGAACATCGAGGTGCTGATCGCGGCGCGCGCCCTGCAGGGGGCCGGCGGGGCGCTGTTGACGCCGGGCAGTCTCGCGTTGATCTCGGCGGCGTTCGACGACGCTGACCGGGGTGCGGCGGTCGGCGCGTGGTCCGGGCTGGGCGGTATCGCCGGTGCGATCGGGCCCTTCCTCGGCGGATTCCTCGTCGAATATGACTGGCGGGCAGTATTTCTCATCAACGTCCCGCTGGCGGCGGTGGTCGTCGCGGTGACGGTGCTGCGCGTGCCGGAGAGCCGAGACCCGGCGTCGCCGCGACAATTGGACCTGGCCGGCGCCGCGCTGACCGTCGCCGGGCTCGGCGCACTGACCTTCGGTCTGACCGAGGCGGGAAACCACGGCATCAGCGCGATCCCGTTGGTGTGCATCGGTGCCGGGGTCGTGGCGCTGGCGATGTTCGTGGTGGTGGAGCGGCGCAGCGCGCACCCGATGATCTCGTTGACGCTGTTCTCCGACAACAACTTCCGGGTCGCCAACCTGATGACGCTGCTGATCTACGGCGCGCTGGGCGCGGTCTTCCTGCTGCTGGTGCTGCAGCTGCAGACGGTGTCCGGGTTCAGTCCGGTCGCGGCCGGCACCGCACTGCTGCCGTTCACGGCGGTGATGCTGCTGTTCTCGTCTCGGGCGGGGGCATTGTCGAGCCGCATCGGTCCACGGCTGCCGATGACGGTGGGTCCGCTACTCGCTGCGGCGGGTCTGCTGCTGATGCTGCGCATCGGCGAGCACGCGTCGTGGCTGCTCGACGTCGCCCCGGCCGCGATGGTGTTCGGCGCCGGGATGGTGCTGGTGGTGGCCCCGCTGACCGCGACGGTGCTGGATTCCGCACCGCAGACGATGGCCGGCGCCGCGTCCGGGGTGAACAACGCCGTCGCCCGCGCCGGGGGACTGCTGGCCGTCGCGGTGCTGCCCGGGCTGGCGGGGCTGCGCGGAGCCGACTACACCGACCCCGCCGCGTTCTCGTCCGGATTCCACACCGCGGTCGTGATCGGCGCGGTGCTGATGGTCGTGGCCGCTGGGCTGGCCGCCGCGGGGATCCGCCCGGTGACGGGCCGGCCCGGGTCGCGGATCGCGGTGGAGGAGTGCCCGAACTGCGCGATCTGCGCGCTCCCGGCGCACCCGGATGGAAAGCCGGAACAGCGCTGA